One window from the genome of Echinicola vietnamensis DSM 17526 encodes:
- a CDS encoding cold-shock protein encodes MNTGRVKFFNESKGFGFIIDDESSKEYFVHITGLVDEVKEDDEVTFDLKEGRKGLNAVNVKLS; translated from the coding sequence ATGAACACAGGAAGAGTTAAATTTTTTAACGAGTCTAAAGGATTCGGATTTATTATTGACGACGAGTCATCTAAAGAATATTTCGTACACATCACCGGTTTGGTAGATGAGGTAAAAGAAGATGACGAAGTGACTTTCGACCTTAAAGAAGGAAGAAAGGGTCTTAATGCCGTGAATGTAAAATTATCTTAA
- a CDS encoding glycoside hydrolase family 43 protein produces MNVTMIDCMKILVLLMVFLSFGQISAQQGQVITLADPTIFHDNGTYYLYGTSRADEGFLVYRSSDLKQWEGPVGKLPEGFCLSKEKVYGDQGFWAPQVFKKDGRYYMAYTANEQIAIASSDNPLGPFVQPKQAAISLEQRMIDPFVFNAPDGKTYLYHVKVANGGNRIFVTELKDDYSGLVPGSTHLCIEATAPWENAESAEWTVTEGPTIVEHEGLFYLLYSANDFRSKHYAVGYAVSTSPIGPWKKADENPILHQQMLQVPGPGHGDVFKDEKGQWNYVFHTHHDQHTVSPRKTAVIKMELDQDASGNRGWRVFPKSWHYLYER; encoded by the coding sequence ATGAATGTAACGATGATTGATTGCATGAAGATCCTTGTCCTTTTGATGGTTTTTCTTTCTTTTGGCCAAATAAGTGCTCAGCAAGGACAGGTCATTACCCTTGCCGATCCCACCATTTTTCATGATAATGGCACCTATTACCTGTATGGGACGAGTAGGGCAGATGAAGGTTTTTTGGTGTATCGGTCCAGTGATCTTAAGCAGTGGGAGGGGCCTGTTGGGAAGTTACCTGAAGGGTTTTGCCTCAGCAAGGAGAAGGTGTATGGAGATCAAGGATTCTGGGCACCCCAAGTGTTTAAAAAGGATGGCCGCTATTATATGGCTTATACGGCAAATGAGCAAATAGCCATAGCCAGTAGTGATAACCCTTTGGGTCCCTTTGTTCAGCCGAAGCAGGCGGCCATCAGCCTGGAGCAGCGTATGATCGATCCCTTTGTTTTTAATGCTCCCGATGGCAAGACTTACCTGTACCATGTGAAAGTAGCCAATGGCGGAAACCGAATTTTTGTGACGGAGCTAAAAGATGACTACAGTGGATTGGTGCCAGGCAGTACGCATTTGTGTATCGAGGCTACGGCTCCCTGGGAAAATGCTGAATCTGCTGAATGGACCGTGACAGAAGGGCCTACGATAGTGGAGCATGAAGGGCTTTTCTATCTCCTGTACAGTGCAAATGACTTTAGGAGCAAGCATTATGCCGTGGGCTATGCTGTCAGTACCTCGCCAATAGGGCCTTGGAAAAAAGCCGATGAAAATCCGATTTTACATCAGCAAATGCTGCAGGTGCCTGGGCCCGGGCATGGAGATGTGTTCAAGGATGAGAAAGGACAATGGAACTATGTCTTTCACACCCACCATGATCAGCACACCGTTAGTCCCCGCAAGACGGCAGTAATTAAGATGGAATTGGATCAAGACGCTTCAGGGAATAGGGGATGGCGCGTTTTCCCGAAAAGCTGGCATTACCTTTATGAAAGGTGA
- a CDS encoding D-alanyl-D-alanine carboxypeptidase/D-alanyl-D-alanine-endopeptidase — protein sequence MKKLLPVLFLLFAACTVQKVKKSVRDSEVFNQGFTGFMLVDPAKDKVLYALNEDKYFTPASNTKMFTFYAAYKVLGDQVNALDYVESGDSLIFWGTGDPSLMHPDFEDRTVLDMLGNTDKRLYMADNFDEVQAYASGWSWNWFHYYYGPERSAMPVYGNIVRFTKTAEADNFSFSPHFLAPQIKEDHSLPAREYAIVRSQHINDFRYHVVGEELSFETDKPFVTSAQLTKEMLADTLGKDIMMVDYDKVKNRPHQKLKGIATDSLYKQMLKISDNFLAEQLMVLVADQLSDSLNVRGAIQYLEENYLSDLPDAPQWVDGSGLSSQNKFTPRSIIKLLQKIKEEVPEEKIFAYFPSGGASGTIRSWYKSDDEHPYVYAKTGTLSGVHCLSGYLLTKSGKTLHFSFMHNNYVISSSELKKEMEKVLYLIYDQY from the coding sequence ATGAAAAAATTATTACCAGTGCTTTTCCTTTTGTTTGCCGCCTGCACGGTACAGAAAGTCAAAAAATCAGTGCGCGATTCGGAGGTGTTCAACCAAGGGTTTACCGGCTTTATGTTGGTCGATCCTGCCAAAGACAAGGTGCTGTATGCGCTAAATGAAGATAAGTATTTCACCCCCGCGTCCAATACGAAAATGTTTACGTTTTATGCAGCGTATAAGGTGCTTGGTGATCAGGTGAATGCACTGGACTACGTGGAAAGTGGTGATTCCCTGATTTTTTGGGGAACGGGTGATCCCTCTTTGATGCATCCTGACTTTGAAGACCGCACGGTGCTCGATATGCTGGGCAATACCGATAAACGGTTGTACATGGCGGACAATTTTGACGAAGTGCAGGCCTATGCTTCAGGGTGGTCGTGGAACTGGTTTCATTATTATTATGGCCCAGAACGTTCTGCTATGCCGGTATACGGCAATATCGTCCGGTTTACCAAAACAGCCGAAGCGGACAACTTTAGCTTTTCCCCTCATTTTTTAGCTCCTCAGATCAAGGAAGATCATAGCTTACCTGCCAGGGAATATGCGATCGTAAGATCGCAGCATATCAATGATTTTCGGTATCATGTGGTGGGGGAAGAACTGTCTTTTGAAACGGATAAGCCATTTGTGACGTCCGCCCAGCTGACCAAGGAAATGTTAGCGGATACCTTGGGTAAAGACATTATGATGGTCGATTACGACAAGGTCAAAAATAGGCCGCATCAAAAGTTGAAAGGAATCGCAACGGATTCTCTGTACAAGCAAATGCTAAAGATCAGCGATAATTTCCTGGCCGAGCAATTGATGGTACTGGTGGCAGACCAGCTTTCCGATTCGCTCAATGTCCGAGGTGCTATCCAATACTTGGAAGAAAATTACTTGTCCGACCTCCCGGATGCACCTCAGTGGGTCGATGGATCAGGCCTTTCCAGTCAAAATAAATTCACCCCTAGAAGTATCATTAAACTCTTGCAAAAGATCAAAGAAGAGGTGCCCGAAGAGAAGATCTTTGCCTATTTCCCATCGGGAGGAGCATCCGGTACCATTCGTTCATGGTACAAGTCCGATGATGAGCATCCCTACGTTTATGCCAAAACCGGTACCCTGAGCGGTGTCCACTGCCTAAGCGGCTATTTGCTTACCAAAAGCGGCAAAACACTCCATTTTAGCTTTATGCACAATAATTATGTGATCAGCTCCAGTGAGCTGAAAAAGGAAATGGAAAAGGTACTTTATTTGATTTATGATCAGTATTGA
- a CDS encoding SusD/RagB family nutrient-binding outer membrane lipoprotein: MKRFNYKYIVWAVVVLFASSCESYLDVNENPNNPQDAPLAGLMTNVTYQTALNTYSVGSFTSFYVQYLASPNPASSTDTMEPVNYSGTWFDLYNVMTDLHVMIEKAEETGAGHYLGAAQIMMALNLGMGVDIFGNMPFSESFNFETVTPAYDDDENLYGQVMAYLDQGIQNLNGETTFSIAEDDFIFGGDVDKWVAFGNMLKARFMIHMKGSAGYSAAEVLTAVENGFSSNDDNAQVIFFEQRINPWSAVARDNANLLLGGWISEQFIQALDGTSYPAVDPRLALMVGTTDDGEFVGTVNGAGRGNAPEQGARSTLIQGQYYTSELSPVLIGTYAEQKFIEAEAAFDSDKSRAYQAYLDGIEAHMDMIEVEEGDKAAYLADPSVSMGEAAFTMEDIFKEKWVAMFLHPETWNDARRFDYAYKDMSTPANLNPDLNGQFIRRLAYPDSEVSRNGQNVPSVTLLDRIFWDAE; this comes from the coding sequence ATGAAGAGATTTAACTATAAATATATCGTTTGGGCTGTTGTGGTCTTGTTTGCCAGTTCATGTGAATCCTATTTGGATGTGAATGAAAACCCCAACAATCCCCAGGATGCGCCGCTTGCAGGTTTGATGACCAATGTGACGTATCAGACTGCATTAAATACTTATTCTGTAGGGAGTTTTACATCCTTTTATGTGCAGTATTTAGCCTCGCCTAATCCAGCTAGCTCTACCGATACCATGGAACCTGTAAATTATAGCGGTACCTGGTTTGACTTGTATAATGTCATGACGGATCTTCATGTCATGATTGAAAAGGCTGAGGAGACCGGAGCAGGGCACTATCTGGGTGCTGCCCAGATCATGATGGCCCTTAATCTAGGAATGGGCGTGGACATTTTTGGTAACATGCCCTTTTCGGAAAGTTTTAATTTCGAGACGGTTACGCCTGCTTATGATGACGATGAGAATTTGTATGGCCAAGTGATGGCTTACTTGGACCAGGGTATCCAAAACCTCAATGGAGAGACGACATTTTCTATCGCTGAGGATGATTTTATTTTTGGCGGTGATGTGGACAAGTGGGTTGCATTTGGAAATATGCTGAAGGCCAGATTTATGATCCACATGAAAGGTAGTGCCGGGTATAGTGCTGCAGAAGTGTTAACTGCGGTGGAAAACGGCTTCTCCTCAAATGATGATAATGCTCAGGTGATCTTCTTTGAGCAACGCATTAACCCTTGGTCTGCTGTGGCCAGGGACAATGCCAATTTGCTTTTGGGAGGATGGATTTCCGAGCAGTTTATCCAAGCACTGGATGGAACTTCCTATCCGGCTGTTGATCCGCGATTGGCTTTGATGGTGGGGACTACAGACGATGGAGAATTTGTCGGTACAGTCAATGGTGCAGGAAGGGGCAATGCTCCAGAGCAGGGTGCCAGGTCGACATTGATCCAGGGACAATATTATACCTCTGAACTATCTCCCGTCTTGATCGGTACCTATGCCGAACAGAAATTCATCGAAGCGGAAGCGGCATTTGATTCAGATAAATCCAGGGCTTATCAGGCATATCTTGACGGGATTGAGGCGCATATGGATATGATAGAAGTTGAGGAAGGGGATAAAGCGGCTTACTTGGCTGATCCAAGCGTTAGCATGGGAGAAGCAGCATTTACCATGGAGGATATATTCAAGGAAAAATGGGTAGCCATGTTCCTTCATCCTGAAACTTGGAATGATGCCAGAAGGTTTGATTATGCTTATAAGGATATGAGCACGCCTGCTAACCTTAATCCTGACTTAAACGGTCAGTTCATTAGAAGATTGGCTTATCCTGACAGTGAGGTCAGTAGAAATGGTCAGAATGTGCCAAGTGTAACATTGCTTGATCGCATATTCTGGGATGCTGAATAA
- a CDS encoding SusC/RagA family TonB-linked outer membrane protein produces MKRTFTKLSILVFVFLLVGSAYAQEVTITGTVTTAEDGEPLPGVSVLLQGTNSGTVTDLDGNYSIDVADREGTLVFSYLGYVTQTLAIQNRTTIDVVMEEDVSEMGEFVVTAFDIDQSEKSLGYAAQVVESDEITKTKQPNLVNALQGQVAGVQITNSGGAPGQSARIVIRGINSLDPNANNQPLFVVDGVPINNSTIESGNTPRGMSNRAADINPNDIESMSVLKGAAATALYGVRAANGAVIIRTKRGQAGQTRININSSIGMDKLVKLPNLQDQFGQGFSGEYDPSSFWPAWGAPIAEVAETVPGHKYQDNWNRAFDTGLNIDNNISFSGGSENATFYGSFGRLDQQGIIPFSDWSRTTAKLSGSVKASEKFDFSGSMNFSNSGGNRVPHDRFMERMMYWAETQDVRDYINPDGTMKTYGNTNPIYDARFATYEDNVNRIIGNINLNYRPTDWLTLSYRLGTDVSSDSRTEITPGPKGIDGEVALSSTGFIEETRINARDLTSNFYITLQKQFSGDWNTTLRLGNDIFERRYDRVVSTGSDFVIPEFYNLNNTAQIFASQDSQIKRLVGFYGDLTVDYRNFLFINLTGRNDISSTLPKDNNSFFYPSVNLSYVFSENMDMPSWFTFGKIRASWAQVGKDTQPHILGATFVSPSVFPLNGQVGFSRNSTFGDPGLKPELTTSIEFGTQLSFLDGRLDLDVTYFKSNSKDMIIPVPISDATGFSSYITNAGEIQNSGIELVVGADIIETSDFKWTVTGNMTKNKNEVVGIREGIDEIIVGSQFGYGGSTVTMKLIEGDAYGNMYGTSYQRYGADPENPMAQSSLPRVIGADGFPVRNGSQLILGNAVPKWFGGLKNEFSYKNFDLSFLIDFRADLKQYNQFDNFLSAFGKNDYTAIRNESIVFDGVLADGSTNTQEVWLGQGVGPDGRDYGAGYWRNTYRGISENFVQDASFIKLRNITLGYDFNTELLENTPFRSIRASVAANNIILFTPWDGFDPESFSAGAGGNAVGFTGLGYPGVQSFFFTLNLGL; encoded by the coding sequence ATGAAGAGAACCTTTACAAAATTATCCATTCTGGTTTTCGTCTTTTTGCTAGTAGGCTCGGCCTATGCCCAAGAAGTAACGATCACCGGAACGGTAACGACTGCGGAAGACGGCGAGCCACTTCCCGGGGTGAGTGTACTGTTACAGGGAACCAATTCCGGTACTGTGACAGACTTGGATGGAAACTATTCCATTGATGTGGCAGACAGGGAAGGGACGTTGGTTTTTTCCTATTTGGGCTATGTTACCCAGACCTTGGCCATCCAAAACCGAACCACCATCGACGTGGTGATGGAAGAAGATGTATCGGAGATGGGGGAATTTGTCGTGACGGCTTTCGATATCGACCAGAGCGAGAAAAGCTTGGGATATGCTGCTCAAGTGGTGGAATCAGACGAGATTACGAAAACCAAGCAGCCAAACTTGGTCAATGCACTTCAAGGTCAAGTGGCCGGAGTACAAATCACCAATTCGGGTGGTGCTCCAGGTCAAAGTGCTCGGATCGTGATTCGGGGAATCAACTCCCTGGACCCCAATGCCAATAACCAACCACTATTCGTAGTGGATGGTGTTCCCATCAATAACTCAACCATTGAGTCAGGGAATACACCGCGGGGTATGTCAAACAGGGCAGCGGACATCAATCCGAATGACATAGAGTCCATGTCCGTGTTGAAAGGAGCTGCGGCAACCGCCTTGTATGGTGTTAGGGCTGCCAATGGTGCGGTGATCATCCGTACGAAAAGAGGACAGGCCGGGCAGACAAGGATCAATATCAACAGCTCCATCGGAATGGATAAGCTTGTTAAATTACCAAATCTCCAAGACCAATTTGGTCAAGGGTTTAGTGGTGAATATGATCCGTCGAGCTTTTGGCCAGCGTGGGGAGCTCCGATTGCAGAGGTGGCAGAAACCGTGCCTGGTCACAAGTATCAGGACAACTGGAACAGGGCGTTTGATACGGGATTAAACATTGATAATAACATTAGTTTTTCTGGAGGTAGTGAAAATGCTACGTTCTATGGTTCCTTTGGCCGTTTGGATCAGCAAGGGATCATTCCTTTCAGTGATTGGAGCAGGACAACTGCAAAACTGAGTGGTTCGGTAAAGGCCAGTGAAAAATTTGACTTTAGCGGGTCGATGAATTTTTCCAATTCAGGCGGTAACCGTGTGCCGCATGACAGGTTTATGGAGCGAATGATGTACTGGGCGGAGACGCAGGATGTTCGGGATTACATCAATCCAGATGGTACCATGAAAACGTATGGAAATACCAACCCGATTTACGATGCACGATTTGCTACCTATGAGGACAATGTCAATAGGATCATTGGAAATATCAATTTGAATTACCGACCAACAGATTGGTTGACGTTATCTTATCGATTGGGTACAGATGTATCCAGTGACAGTAGGACGGAGATTACCCCTGGGCCTAAAGGCATTGACGGTGAAGTAGCTTTAAGCTCTACCGGGTTTATTGAAGAAACCAGGATCAATGCGCGGGATTTGACATCCAATTTCTACATTACCCTTCAAAAGCAATTCTCTGGTGATTGGAATACAACGTTAAGGTTAGGGAATGATATTTTTGAGCGGAGATATGACAGGGTGGTTTCTACTGGTTCTGATTTTGTGATTCCAGAATTCTATAACCTTAATAATACCGCTCAAATATTTGCAAGTCAAGATAGCCAAATTAAGCGTTTGGTAGGGTTTTATGGTGACCTCACCGTAGATTATAGGAACTTCTTGTTTATTAACCTGACTGGAAGAAATGATATTTCATCTACGCTTCCTAAGGACAATAACTCTTTTTTCTATCCATCGGTAAATTTGAGTTATGTGTTCAGTGAGAACATGGATATGCCTTCGTGGTTCACTTTTGGTAAGATCCGGGCTTCTTGGGCGCAAGTGGGTAAAGATACCCAACCCCATATCCTAGGAGCTACCTTTGTGTCTCCTAGCGTGTTCCCATTAAACGGCCAGGTAGGCTTCAGCAGAAACAGTACCTTTGGTGATCCTGGTCTAAAACCTGAATTGACTACTTCAATTGAATTTGGTACCCAATTGTCTTTCTTGGATGGCAGGCTCGATTTGGATGTGACCTATTTTAAGTCCAACTCAAAGGATATGATCATCCCTGTTCCAATATCGGATGCCACAGGCTTTAGTTCTTATATCACCAATGCAGGTGAAATCCAAAATAGCGGTATAGAATTGGTTGTTGGGGCTGATATCATTGAGACCAGTGACTTTAAGTGGACGGTGACTGGAAATATGACCAAGAACAAAAACGAAGTAGTAGGGATCCGAGAAGGGATTGATGAAATTATCGTAGGAAGTCAATTTGGTTACGGAGGAAGTACCGTGACGATGAAGCTGATTGAAGGAGATGCTTATGGTAACATGTATGGTACCAGCTATCAGCGGTATGGTGCCGATCCCGAAAATCCAATGGCACAGTCCAGCCTTCCTAGGGTGATTGGTGCAGATGGATTCCCTGTTAGAAACGGGTCTCAATTGATCTTGGGGAATGCCGTTCCGAAGTGGTTTGGAGGACTTAAAAATGAATTCTCTTATAAAAACTTTGATTTGAGTTTTCTAATTGACTTCAGGGCAGATTTGAAGCAGTATAACCAGTTTGACAACTTCCTATCAGCTTTTGGGAAAAATGATTATACCGCCATTCGAAACGAGTCCATTGTTTTTGATGGCGTATTGGCTGATGGCTCCACCAATACCCAAGAAGTATGGCTAGGACAGGGAGTTGGACCTGATGGAAGGGATTACGGTGCCGGTTATTGGAGGAATACCTACCGGGGGATCAGTGAAAACTTTGTACAAGATGCTAGCTTTATCAAGTTGAGAAACATCACCTTGGGATATGACTTCAACACCGAGCTATTGGAAAATACTCCGTTTAGGTCTATCAGGGCATCTGTAGCAGCAAACAATATCATATTGTTCACCCCTTGGGACGGCTTTGATCCGGAGTCATTCTCCGCCGGAGCGGGTGGAAATGCCGTGGGTTTTACCGGATTGGGATATCCAGGTGTGCAAAGCTTCTTCTTTACACTTAATCTAGGACTCTAA
- a CDS encoding sodium-translocating pyrophosphatase, whose amino-acid sequence MEQMIYVVPLLGILGLIVMAVKSAWVNKQPTGDENMVELAGHIARGAMAFLKAEWKVLFYFVVIAGIVLAWSGTLVENSSPVIAASFVLGAFLSAFAGYIGMNIATKANVRTTQAAKSGLAKALKVSFSGGTVMGLGVAGLAVLGMGSLFIVFYHIYVVSNGGDVNGLDMERALEVLAGFSLGAESIALFARVGGGIYTKAADVGADLVGKVEAGIPEDDVRNPATIADNVGDNVGDVAGMGADLFGSYVATILASMVLGREIVSNDQMGGIAPVLLPLMIAGLGVVFSIVGTLFVKISKETDSVQAALNKGNWISILLTVAASYFVINFMLPDGDLVMLRDHSPVFTKTGVFGAVLIGLVVGALMSIITEHYTAMGKRPVNSIIKQSSTGHATNIIGGLSIGMESTVLPILVLAAGIYGSFLSAGLYGVAIAAAGMMATTAMQLAIDAFGPIADNAGGIAEMSGCDKAVRERTDILDAVGNTTAATGKGFAIASAALTALALFAAYVGIAGIDSIDIYKADVLAGLFVGAMIPFIFSSLAIAAVGRAAMDMVNEVRRQFKEIPGIMEYKAKPEYDKCVEISTSASIREMIAPGALALLVPIIVGFLFGPEVLGGVLAGVTVSGVLMGIFQNNAGGAWDNAKKSFEKGVEINGKMEYKGSDAHKASVTGDTVGDPFKDTSGPSMNILIKLTSIVSLIIAPHIAEGPAHVVSDQQDDAKEIKMEKESEKLALLQDEERIREKGDGQRME is encoded by the coding sequence ATGGAACAGATGATTTACGTGGTCCCCTTACTGGGGATTTTGGGGCTTATCGTTATGGCCGTAAAGTCAGCATGGGTGAATAAGCAGCCCACTGGCGATGAAAATATGGTAGAACTCGCAGGCCATATTGCCCGAGGAGCCATGGCATTTTTGAAGGCTGAGTGGAAAGTGCTCTTTTATTTTGTGGTCATTGCCGGAATCGTTTTGGCTTGGTCAGGTACCTTGGTAGAAAACTCCAGTCCGGTGATTGCGGCATCCTTCGTTTTGGGTGCATTTTTATCAGCATTTGCGGGATATATCGGAATGAATATCGCCACCAAGGCAAATGTCCGCACTACCCAAGCGGCCAAATCGGGACTGGCAAAAGCCTTGAAAGTGTCCTTTTCAGGAGGGACGGTAATGGGGCTAGGAGTAGCAGGTTTGGCGGTTTTGGGCATGGGTTCGTTGTTTATTGTATTTTATCATATTTATGTGGTTTCCAACGGTGGAGATGTGAATGGCCTGGATATGGAACGGGCATTGGAGGTGTTGGCCGGGTTTTCATTGGGAGCCGAGTCCATCGCGTTGTTTGCCCGTGTAGGAGGGGGGATTTACACCAAAGCAGCAGATGTGGGGGCAGATTTGGTGGGAAAAGTGGAAGCAGGCATTCCAGAGGATGATGTCCGTAATCCTGCCACCATTGCCGATAATGTCGGCGACAATGTCGGTGATGTGGCCGGCATGGGAGCGGACCTATTTGGTTCGTATGTGGCGACCATTTTGGCGTCTATGGTGCTCGGCAGGGAGATCGTTTCCAATGATCAGATGGGAGGGATCGCGCCCGTGTTATTGCCTTTGATGATAGCGGGGCTTGGCGTGGTATTTTCGATCGTAGGAACTTTATTTGTGAAAATATCCAAAGAAACCGATAGTGTGCAAGCTGCCTTGAACAAGGGCAACTGGATTTCTATTTTACTGACCGTCGCGGCATCTTACTTTGTGATCAATTTTATGCTTCCAGATGGTGATTTGGTCATGCTCCGTGACCATTCCCCCGTGTTTACCAAAACAGGGGTGTTTGGGGCCGTGTTGATCGGATTGGTGGTAGGCGCCTTGATGAGCATTATCACGGAACATTATACCGCCATGGGCAAAAGGCCTGTCAATAGCATCATCAAACAGTCGTCGACCGGTCATGCCACCAATATCATTGGAGGGCTGTCGATTGGGATGGAGTCTACGGTATTGCCGATTTTAGTGTTGGCAGCAGGGATTTACGGCTCATTCTTAAGCGCAGGCTTGTATGGCGTGGCCATTGCAGCTGCCGGGATGATGGCGACTACGGCCATGCAGCTGGCCATTGATGCCTTTGGGCCTATTGCGGACAATGCCGGCGGAATAGCAGAAATGTCCGGTTGTGACAAAGCGGTAAGGGAGCGCACGGATATTTTGGATGCCGTGGGCAATACCACTGCTGCTACCGGAAAAGGGTTTGCGATCGCTTCGGCGGCGTTGACAGCCTTGGCGTTGTTTGCGGCCTATGTGGGCATTGCTGGCATTGATTCCATTGATATCTATAAAGCCGATGTGTTGGCAGGATTATTTGTAGGCGCCATGATTCCCTTTATCTTTTCGTCTTTGGCCATTGCGGCAGTTGGCCGGGCTGCCATGGACATGGTCAATGAAGTCAGGCGGCAATTCAAGGAAATTCCTGGGATCATGGAATACAAGGCCAAGCCAGAATACGATAAATGCGTGGAGATCTCCACCAGTGCTTCCATTCGGGAGATGATCGCACCTGGAGCGTTGGCGTTACTGGTGCCCATCATTGTGGGCTTCCTTTTTGGGCCGGAAGTACTTGGAGGAGTGCTGGCCGGAGTGACGGTTTCTGGAGTATTGATGGGGATTTTTCAGAACAATGCCGGAGGAGCTTGGGACAATGCCAAGAAGTCTTTTGAGAAAGGCGTGGAGATCAATGGTAAAATGGAATACAAAGGATCAGACGCGCACAAAGCCTCTGTGACAGGGGATACTGTTGGAGATCCTTTTAAGGACACTTCTGGCCCCTCCATGAATATTTTGATCAAACTGACCTCCATTGTCTCGTTGATCATTGCACCTCATATAGCTGAAGGACCGGCTCATGTGGTAAGTGATCAGCAGGATGATGCAAAAGAAATCAAGATGGAAAAAGAATCGGAAAAATTAGCATTGCTTCAGGATGAAGAGCGGATTAGGGAGAAAGGTGACGGACAACGAATGGAGTGA
- a CDS encoding NAD(P)H-quinone oxidoreductase yields MKAVVITEAGGPDVLQVQARDIPNPGPHEVLIKVAASGINRPDVAQRKGLYPAPEDAPADIPGLEVSGTISAIGKDVKNWELGDEVCALVAGGGYGEFVTAPAVQCLPIPEGVSLLEAAALPETFFTVWNNVFDIGGFQAGQTVLVHGGTSGIGVTAIQMIKALGGKVIVTAGSREKCTFCQNLGADLAIHYKDEDFEEVIKAHPDFKKVNIILDMVGGDYTAKNIRLLRPKGKLIMINAMKGRMGEVDLLRIMANQLTLTGSTLRPQSIGYKGHIAKNLQVHVWPFFPEKIKPVIHKVFPLQEAAKAHQLMESSEHIGKILLQIPVEV; encoded by the coding sequence ATGAAAGCCGTCGTAATCACTGAAGCAGGAGGACCTGATGTGCTGCAAGTACAAGCACGCGACATCCCTAATCCGGGACCTCACGAAGTCTTGATAAAAGTTGCCGCATCCGGTATCAATCGCCCCGATGTGGCCCAAAGGAAAGGGTTATACCCGGCTCCCGAAGATGCTCCAGCAGATATTCCCGGCCTAGAAGTCTCCGGAACCATCTCTGCGATAGGAAAAGACGTCAAAAACTGGGAGCTGGGCGACGAAGTCTGTGCCTTGGTGGCAGGAGGTGGTTATGGGGAATTTGTCACCGCACCGGCAGTACAGTGCCTCCCCATTCCAGAAGGTGTCTCGCTTTTGGAGGCGGCTGCGCTGCCCGAAACCTTTTTCACCGTTTGGAACAATGTTTTTGATATTGGGGGATTCCAAGCGGGCCAAACGGTACTCGTCCATGGCGGCACCAGTGGCATAGGAGTCACGGCCATCCAAATGATCAAAGCGCTGGGCGGTAAAGTCATCGTGACAGCAGGAAGCCGTGAAAAATGTACCTTCTGCCAAAATTTGGGAGCGGACCTCGCCATCCATTACAAAGACGAAGATTTCGAAGAGGTAATCAAAGCCCACCCGGACTTTAAAAAAGTAAACATCATCCTTGATATGGTCGGGGGAGATTATACCGCCAAAAACATTCGGCTGCTCCGTCCAAAAGGGAAATTGATCATGATCAATGCCATGAAAGGGCGCATGGGAGAAGTGGACCTGCTGAGAATTATGGCCAACCAATTGACATTGACAGGCTCCACCTTGCGTCCCCAGTCCATTGGATATAAAGGCCATATTGCGAAAAATCTACAAGTACACGTCTGGCCTTTCTTTCCCGAAAAGATCAAGCCTGTTATCCATAAGGTATTCCCACTACAGGAGGCCGCAAAAGCCCACCAACTCATGGAAAGCTCGGAACATATCGGCAAAATCCTCCTTCAAATCCCTGTGGAAGTTTAG